In the Topomyia yanbarensis strain Yona2022 chromosome 3, ASM3024719v1, whole genome shotgun sequence genome, one interval contains:
- the LOC131687326 gene encoding bcl-2-related ovarian killer protein-like has product MIMGETTANLKNHQLPDRLSTPVLTRRKFSFPASLHSGVLGDHLSSGSLQPTSTTSAARRRLSNVSDVVTRKLSSTIGWKQPIVPSQDIITQGKCLCGQYLRCRLKKSGVFNRKLGLQRIRSIIGTPSIHIVREVFPVLLSVSDELERMYPRVYNGVARQLTRIGRGELKTPETAPVLLSAIARDLFKNEITWGKVVSLFAIAGGLSVDCVRQGHPDFLPKLIEGVADVIEDELVIWISENGGWVRIVVAINIAN; this is encoded by the exons ATGATTATGGGTGAAACTACCGCCAACCTCAAAAACCACCAACTACCGGATCGATTGAGTACACCAGTACTTACGCGACGAAAATTTAGCTTCCCCGCAAGCCTGCATTCAGGAGTTCTAGGAGATCATCTTTCTTCTGGCTCTTTACAGCCTACCAGCACTACATCAGCAGCTCGACGTAGACTGAGCAACGTTAGCGATGTAGTCACTAGAAAGCTGTCCAGTACAATTGGATGGAAGCAGCCCATCGTTCCCTCCCAAGACATCATTACTCAGGGAAAGTGCCTTTGCGGTCAATATCTCCGATGTAGACTGAAAAAATCGGGTGTGTTCAACAGGAAACTGGGACTACAACGCATCAGGAGTATTATTGGAACACCTTCCATACATATAGTTCGCGAAGTTTTTCCTGTGTTGTTAAGT GTGAGCGATGAATTAGAACGAATGTATCCCCGGGTATACAACGGTGTAGCGCGGCAGCTAACCCGAATTGGTCGCGGCGAACTTAAGACCCCCGAAACGGCTCCAGTACTGCTAAGTGCAATAGCAAGGGATTTGTTCAAAAACGAAATCACCTGGGGCAAAGTAGTCTCACTTTTTGCAATAGCCGGAGGTCTTTCAGTAGATTGCGTACGCCAAGGACATCCAGATTTCCTACCAAAGCTGATCGAAGGCGTGGCAGATGTGATTGAGGACGAACTTGTCATTTGGATCTCCGAGAATGGAGGTTGGGTGAGAATTGTAGTTGCTATTAATATAGCTAATTAA